The Kitasatospora paranensis genome has a window encoding:
- a CDS encoding SDR family NAD(P)-dependent oxidoreductase, which yields MSTSRPVVLITGTSSGIGLETALAVARTDRHVVATMRDPGRDEALRTAAREAGVADLIEVRRLDVTDPASVLACVAAVVADHGRLDALVNNAGAGHVGTLELDGVAKAREVMEVNFFGVLTVTEAALPHLRVAGGRLLTVTSVGGVVGQPFNEAYCAAKFAVEGFMESLHPVAAGVGVRVTVVEPGAVASEFVRNAGAGEMADRVAAAGPYAVALQNYLARTADAFAAAQSSAEAAEAVAAALTADRPAFRIQTSERARAFVGVKLADLDGDKVTGLTAGWVS from the coding sequence ATGAGCACCTCCCGCCCCGTCGTCCTGATCACCGGCACCTCTAGCGGCATCGGCCTGGAGACCGCGCTGGCCGTCGCGCGCACCGACCGGCACGTGGTGGCGACCATGCGCGACCCCGGCCGGGACGAGGCGCTCCGAACGGCGGCCCGCGAGGCCGGTGTGGCCGACCTGATCGAGGTCCGCCGGCTCGACGTCACCGACCCCGCCTCCGTCCTGGCCTGCGTCGCTGCGGTGGTGGCCGACCACGGGCGGCTGGACGCGCTGGTCAACAACGCGGGCGCCGGGCACGTCGGCACGCTGGAGCTCGACGGTGTGGCCAAGGCCCGGGAGGTGATGGAGGTGAACTTCTTCGGCGTCCTGACCGTCACCGAGGCCGCGCTGCCGCACCTGCGCGTCGCCGGTGGACGACTGCTGACGGTGACCAGCGTCGGCGGTGTCGTCGGCCAGCCCTTCAACGAGGCCTACTGCGCGGCCAAGTTCGCCGTGGAGGGCTTCATGGAGTCCCTGCACCCCGTCGCGGCCGGCGTCGGCGTGCGGGTCACCGTCGTCGAACCGGGCGCCGTCGCCAGCGAGTTCGTCCGCAACGCCGGTGCGGGGGAGATGGCGGACCGGGTGGCCGCGGCCGGGCCGTACGCCGTCGCCCTGCAGAACTACCTCGCGCGTACGGCCGACGCGTTCGCCGCCGCGCAGTCCTCGGCGGAGGCGGCCGAGGCGGTGGCCGCCGCGCTGACCGCCGACCGGCCGGCGTTCCGGATCCAGACCTCCGAGCGCGCCCGGGCCTTTGTGGGCGTGAAGCTCGCCGACCTTGACGGCGACAAGGTCACCGGCCTGACGGCGGGTTGGGTGTCCTGA
- a CDS encoding nucleotidyltransferase domain-containing protein, with the protein MGGSAAAGRATAASDLDIAVLTADGSTHRETLRSGGRVVELFVHTPEGLAELFAVDAASRRALLQHIWAEGLVLTDRDGRAAQVQERAAAELLAGPPALGPEAVESRRYTLTDLLTDLSDTRDRFERLAVAGTVLGSAADLLCDGRRAWTGTGKWLPRRLLAADPVLGGALLEGHRRLCEADDPALLAGAGGEVLHLAGGPLSEGYRRIWQGTGPPHPGPPHPPAGR; encoded by the coding sequence CTGGGCGGCTCCGCGGCGGCCGGCCGTGCGACGGCCGCCTCCGACCTCGACATCGCGGTGCTGACCGCGGACGGCAGCACCCACCGCGAGACGCTCCGCTCCGGGGGCCGCGTGGTCGAGCTCTTCGTGCACACCCCGGAAGGCCTGGCCGAGCTGTTCGCCGTCGACGCCGCGTCACGCCGGGCCCTGCTCCAGCACATCTGGGCGGAGGGCCTCGTCCTGACGGACCGGGACGGCAGGGCCGCGCAGGTGCAGGAACGGGCCGCCGCCGAACTGCTCGCGGGACCGCCGGCGCTCGGTCCCGAGGCGGTCGAGAGCAGGCGGTACACCCTCACCGACCTGCTGACGGACCTGTCGGACACCCGGGACCGCTTCGAGCGCCTCGCCGTCGCGGGCACCGTCCTCGGCTCGGCGGCCGACCTGCTCTGCGACGGCCGCCGCGCCTGGACCGGCACCGGGAAGTGGCTGCCGCGGCGGCTGCTCGCCGCCGACCCCGTCCTCGGCGGGGCCCTCCTCGAAGGGCACCGGCGGCTCTGCGAGGCCGACGATCCGGCCCTGCTGGCCGGGGCCGGCGGTGAGGTGCTGCACCTGGCCGGCGGACCCCTCTCGGAGGGCTACCGCCGGATCTGGCAGGGCACCGGACCTCCGCACCCGGGACCTCCGCACCCGCCGGCCGGCCGGTAG
- a CDS encoding acyl-CoA thioester hydrolase/BAAT C-terminal domain-containing protein, with the protein MGGRAVPQQPIPLDRVGGPILAVAGADDLFWPSAGWARAIDAARPGAAPRQALVYPGAGHGVGTFPHLAAPTQFVNPTSGRIDLLGRTRAGNAAAQAAGWPRVLAFLDALPS; encoded by the coding sequence GTGGGCGGCCGGGCCGTCCCGCAGCAGCCGATCCCGCTGGACCGCGTCGGCGGCCCGATCCTCGCCGTCGCCGGAGCGGACGACCTGTTCTGGCCGTCGGCGGGCTGGGCGCGGGCCATCGACGCGGCCCGGCCCGGCGCCGCGCCCCGGCAGGCGCTGGTCTACCCGGGCGCCGGCCACGGTGTCGGCACCTTCCCCCACCTCGCCGCCCCGACGCAGTTCGTCAACCCGACCAGCGGCCGGATCGATCTGCTCGGCCGTACCCGGGCGGGCAACGCCGCGGCCCAGGCCGCCGGTTGGCCCCGGGTGCTGGCCTTCCTCGACGCCCTGCCGTCCTGA
- a CDS encoding LCP family protein, with protein sequence MTRESDVVPGHRAARPGAGHGGAGYDGGGYDDGDRASDAGGGRARRRRRSKKEIALWVLAGSLALTVLAGGVVYYRLNGNISTFDGDGVSKDRPDAAAPDAQGRTPVNVLLIGSDSRDGANKDLGGGVEGGARSDTTILLHVYADHKHAVGVSIPRDSLVDIPSCMLPNKTWTKAQTHVMFNSAFEVGNTVQGNPACTQNTVEKMTGLRVDHTVVVNFQGFAAMTSAVGGVEVCVPKAIYEGDLDPNLGHKGKQIFAQGQQKVSGAQALDYVRLRHGIGDGSDIGRTKRQQAFMSSLIKDVKSKGMDPTTLLPLADAATKSLIVDPGLGSAQKLMSFALSLKAIDLHDMKFLTMPWRYEGARVAVVHPDADQLWAALKADRTLDGQDASASADAQSPAPAASSSAPATPAAVNGAGVRVAVYNGTSTAGLTLKASALLEASDFTVTGKANASTRDHRTTLVQYGPGERAAAQKVAALFPGATLEASSRAGVSLVLGADFAAGDGGSSSDSVPSGPLPTSVSSAARSADDDPCANLSYG encoded by the coding sequence ATGACCCGGGAATCCGACGTGGTTCCCGGGCACCGGGCCGCACGCCCCGGTGCCGGGCACGGCGGCGCCGGGTACGACGGTGGTGGGTACGACGACGGCGACCGGGCGTCCGACGCCGGCGGCGGGCGGGCCCGGCGCAGGCGGCGCTCCAAGAAGGAGATCGCCCTCTGGGTGCTGGCCGGCAGCCTCGCGCTGACCGTGCTGGCCGGCGGCGTCGTCTACTACCGGCTGAACGGCAACATCAGCACCTTCGACGGCGACGGCGTGAGCAAGGACCGCCCCGACGCGGCCGCGCCCGACGCGCAGGGCCGTACCCCGGTGAACGTGCTGCTGATCGGCTCCGACTCCCGCGACGGGGCCAACAAGGACCTGGGCGGCGGCGTCGAGGGCGGTGCCCGCTCCGACACCACGATCCTGCTGCACGTCTATGCCGACCACAAGCACGCCGTGGGCGTCTCCATCCCCCGCGACTCGCTGGTCGACATACCGTCCTGCATGCTGCCCAACAAGACGTGGACCAAGGCGCAGACCCACGTGATGTTCAACAGCGCGTTCGAGGTCGGCAACACCGTGCAGGGCAATCCGGCCTGCACGCAGAACACCGTCGAGAAGATGACCGGACTGCGGGTCGACCACACCGTCGTCGTCAACTTCCAGGGGTTCGCGGCGATGACCAGCGCCGTGGGCGGCGTCGAGGTCTGCGTCCCGAAGGCGATCTACGAGGGCGACCTCGACCCCAACCTCGGCCACAAGGGCAAGCAGATCTTCGCCCAGGGCCAGCAGAAGGTCTCGGGCGCGCAGGCACTGGACTACGTCCGGCTGCGCCACGGCATCGGCGACGGTTCCGACATCGGCCGGACCAAGCGCCAGCAGGCCTTCATGTCCTCGCTGATCAAGGACGTCAAGAGCAAGGGCATGGACCCGACCACCCTGCTGCCGCTGGCGGACGCCGCCACCAAGTCCCTCATCGTGGACCCGGGCCTGGGCTCGGCGCAGAAGCTGATGTCATTCGCGCTCTCGCTCAAGGCCATCGACCTCCACGACATGAAGTTCCTGACCATGCCGTGGCGGTACGAGGGCGCGCGGGTCGCGGTCGTGCACCCCGACGCCGACCAGCTGTGGGCGGCGCTGAAGGCCGACCGCACCCTGGACGGCCAGGATGCGAGCGCCAGTGCGGACGCGCAGAGCCCCGCCCCGGCCGCGAGCAGCTCCGCCCCCGCGACGCCCGCCGCCGTCAACGGCGCCGGCGTCCGGGTCGCCGTCTACAACGGCACCTCGACCGCGGGCCTCACCCTCAAGGCCTCGGCGCTGCTGGAGGCGTCCGACTTCACCGTCACCGGCAAGGCCAACGCCTCGACGCGGGACCACCGGACGACCCTCGTCCAGTACGGCCCCGGTGAGCGTGCCGCGGCCCAGAAGGTCGCGGCGCTCTTCCCCGGCGCGACCCTGGAGGCCTCCTCGCGGGCCGGTGTCTCGCTCGTCCTCGGGGCGGACTTCGCCGCCGGGGACGGCGGGTCCTCCTCGGACTCGGTGCCCTCCGGCCCGCTGCCGACCAGCGTCAGCTCGGCGGCCCGCTCGGCCGACGACGACCCCTGCGCCAACCTCAGCTACGGCTGA
- a CDS encoding permease, with protein sequence MNAVLHALKITGSMTWEITWALILGFALSAVVQAVVRKATVVGLLGDARPRTLAVAAGLGAASSSCSYAAVALARSLFRRGADFTAAMAFEIASTNLVVELGVILALLMGWQFTAAEFVGGPVMIVLLAVLFRLFLRDALLREARAQADEGRAGSMEGHAAMDMSVRTEGSFARRLLSGEGWTATSHVFVMEWAAILRDLVLGLLIAGAVAAWVPDTFWQTFFFEGHPLAAKIWGPLIGPLVAIASFVCSIGNVPLAVVLWKGGISFGGVVAFIFADLLILPILNIYRKYYGARTTLFLLGTFYASMVVAGYVVELLFGGLGLIPDPADATIPMEGVSWNYTTYLNIVFLLLAAALVVRFFRTGGRGMLRMMGGSPDTGGGEGHRHAQAEQG encoded by the coding sequence ATGAACGCCGTCCTGCACGCCCTGAAGATCACCGGTTCCATGACCTGGGAGATCACCTGGGCGCTCATCCTCGGATTCGCCCTGTCCGCCGTCGTCCAGGCGGTCGTCCGCAAGGCCACCGTCGTCGGCCTGCTCGGGGACGCCCGCCCGCGCACCCTCGCCGTCGCCGCCGGCCTGGGCGCGGCCTCCTCGTCCTGCTCGTACGCCGCCGTCGCGCTCGCCCGGTCGCTGTTCCGCCGGGGCGCGGACTTCACCGCGGCGATGGCGTTCGAGATCGCCTCCACGAACCTGGTGGTCGAGCTCGGCGTCATCCTGGCGCTGCTGATGGGCTGGCAGTTCACCGCGGCGGAGTTCGTCGGCGGTCCGGTCATGATCGTGCTGCTGGCCGTGCTCTTCCGGCTGTTCCTGCGGGACGCGCTGCTGCGGGAGGCCCGCGCGCAGGCGGACGAAGGGCGTGCGGGCTCCATGGAGGGGCACGCCGCGATGGACATGTCCGTCCGGACGGAGGGCTCGTTCGCCCGCCGGCTCCTCTCCGGCGAGGGCTGGACGGCCACCTCGCACGTCTTCGTCATGGAGTGGGCCGCGATCCTGCGCGACCTGGTGCTCGGCCTGCTCATCGCCGGGGCCGTCGCGGCCTGGGTCCCGGACACGTTCTGGCAGACCTTCTTCTTCGAAGGACACCCGCTGGCCGCGAAGATCTGGGGCCCGCTGATCGGACCGCTGGTGGCCATCGCGTCCTTCGTCTGCTCCATCGGCAACGTGCCGCTGGCGGTCGTGCTCTGGAAGGGCGGCATCAGCTTCGGCGGCGTCGTCGCCTTCATCTTCGCCGACCTGCTGATCCTGCCGATCCTCAACATCTACCGGAAGTACTACGGCGCCCGGACGACCCTGTTCCTGCTCGGCACCTTCTACGCGTCGATGGTCGTGGCCGGCTACGTGGTCGAACTCCTCTTCGGGGGACTCGGACTGATTCCCGATCCGGCGGACGCCACCATCCCCATGGAGGGCGTGTCCTGGAACTACACCACCTACCTCAACATCGTCTTCCTGCTGCTCGCGGCCGCCCTGGTCGTCCGGTTCTTCCGTACCGGGGGCCGCGGGATGCTCCGGATGATGGGCGGCTCGCCCGACACCGGGGGCGGCGAAGGGCACCGGCACGCACAGGCCGAGCAGGGCTGA
- a CDS encoding SAM-dependent methyltransferase, giving the protein MAELVGDGELALSEVVANRTMNRGRTLAGVNSYARELGFDPAERLRGHPGGWLDLCSGEGLALRAAAAVLPPGTALTGVDLVGPLVPPSPVPGLQLVTASVAGWRPARSGFGLVTCVHGLPYLGDKLGLLARWACWPAPDGLLAVTFDPGSVRHADGRSAARPVLAALRAAGFRYSSARRLLTLRGGRELPPAFEGFDYLGADPAAGPNWTGQPAVASYYG; this is encoded by the coding sequence ATGGCGGAACTGGTGGGGGACGGCGAGCTGGCGCTCTCCGAGGTGGTGGCGAACCGGACGATGAACCGGGGGCGGACGCTCGCCGGCGTGAACAGCTATGCCCGGGAGCTCGGCTTCGACCCGGCGGAGCGGCTTCGGGGGCACCCGGGCGGCTGGCTCGACCTGTGCAGCGGCGAGGGGCTGGCGCTGCGAGCCGCCGCGGCGGTGCTGCCACCGGGCACCGCACTGACCGGTGTCGACCTGGTCGGGCCGCTCGTGCCGCCGTCGCCCGTGCCGGGCCTGCAGCTGGTGACGGCCTCGGTGGCCGGGTGGCGGCCGGCCCGGAGCGGTTTCGGGCTCGTCACCTGCGTGCACGGTCTGCCGTACCTGGGCGACAAGTTGGGCCTGCTGGCGCGCTGGGCCTGCTGGCCCGCCCCCGACGGGCTGCTGGCGGTGACCTTCGACCCCGGGTCCGTCCGGCACGCGGACGGCCGTTCGGCGGCGCGTCCGGTGCTGGCCGCGCTGCGGGCGGCCGGGTTCCGGTACTCCTCGGCGCGGCGGCTGCTCACCCTGCGGGGCGGGCGTGAACTGCCGCCCGCCTTCGAGGGGTTCGACTATCTGGGGGCCGATCCGGCGGCCGGCCCGAACTGGACCGGCCAGCCGGCCGTCGCCTCGTACTACGGCTGA
- a CDS encoding class I SAM-dependent methyltransferase, translating to MTTDQQTDVTAEEFWDTRYGSGDRIWSGDPNAVLVREVSGLATGHALDLGCGEGADAVWLAGRGWQVTAVDVSRIALARGAEQAESAGVADRIDWQQHDLAVSFPDGVFDLVSAHFLHSEVALPRDEILRSAAAAVAPGGVLLVVGHASHGGHRPGVHLDLPTPDEVLAGLRLPPGAWEVLRSEEHERTTTGPDGLPVTRTDNTLKLRRTAGRPGTEDRPAQP from the coding sequence ATGACGACCGACCAGCAGACCGACGTCACGGCCGAGGAGTTCTGGGACACCCGCTACGGCAGCGGCGACCGGATCTGGAGCGGCGACCCGAACGCCGTCCTGGTGCGCGAGGTCTCCGGCCTCGCCACCGGGCACGCGCTGGACCTCGGCTGCGGCGAGGGGGCCGACGCCGTCTGGCTCGCCGGGCGCGGCTGGCAGGTCACCGCCGTCGATGTCTCCCGGATCGCCCTCGCCCGCGGGGCCGAGCAGGCGGAGTCGGCCGGCGTCGCCGACCGGATCGACTGGCAGCAGCACGATCTCGCGGTGTCCTTCCCCGACGGGGTGTTCGACCTGGTCTCCGCGCACTTCCTGCACTCCGAGGTCGCGCTGCCGCGGGACGAGATCCTGCGCAGCGCCGCCGCCGCCGTCGCACCCGGCGGCGTCCTGCTCGTCGTCGGCCACGCCTCGCACGGCGGACACCGCCCCGGCGTCCACCTGGACCTGCCCACGCCCGACGAGGTGCTCGCCGGTCTGCGGCTGCCGCCGGGCGCGTGGGAGGTCCTGCGCAGCGAGGAGCACGAGCGCACGACGACCGGGCCCGACGGGCTGCCCGTCACCCGCACCGACAACACCCTGAAGCTGCGCCGGACGGCCGGCCGGCCCGGGACGGAAGACCGGCCGGCTCAGCCGTAG
- a CDS encoding alpha/beta hydrolase, whose protein sequence is MTTEGPLHLVLPGYRNSGPAHWQSRWEDADPSFRRVAQADWDEPQRADWVEALDRAVAAADRPVVLVAHSLGCITVAHWAAAGGRPGVLGALLVAPADIDTADVPELVNFRPVPLRPLPFPSTVVSGSDDPWCSPARARRFAAAWGSRFVDLGPYGHVNADSGLGDWAAGRRLLADLTADR, encoded by the coding sequence GTGACCACCGAAGGCCCGCTCCACCTCGTCCTGCCCGGCTACCGGAACTCCGGCCCCGCGCACTGGCAGAGCCGCTGGGAGGACGCCGACCCGTCCTTCCGGCGGGTCGCGCAGGCCGACTGGGACGAGCCGCAGCGCGCCGACTGGGTGGAGGCCCTCGACCGGGCGGTCGCCGCCGCCGACCGGCCCGTCGTACTGGTGGCACACAGCCTCGGCTGCATCACCGTCGCGCACTGGGCGGCCGCCGGCGGCCGCCCAGGCGTCCTCGGCGCCCTGCTGGTCGCCCCCGCCGACATCGACACCGCGGATGTCCCCGAACTGGTGAACTTCCGGCCCGTACCACTGCGCCCGCTGCCCTTCCCCAGCACCGTGGTCTCCGGCAGCGACGACCCCTGGTGCAGCCCCGCGCGCGCCCGCCGGTTCGCGGCCGCCTGGGGGTCGCGCTTCGTCGACCTCGGCCCGTACGGGCACGTCAACGCGGACTCCGGCCTCGGCGACTGGGCGGCGGGCCGCCGGCTGCTCGCCGACCTCACCGCGGACCGGTAG
- a CDS encoding GntR family transcriptional regulator, whose translation MDDASAGTARKRTRVRDYLRDLVESLAPGDPIPSERTLCERLGVSRPTLRAAVDELVATGSIVREHGRGMFVAPAKITQEMAMSPEDHAFSVPRAAGSWASRVLEFSTVPAGARIGRRLRVAPSADLTYIARLRLVDGEPMAIEYLHIPAVLVPGLAPADMESGDFYDLLRERHGIQVREAVQSMEPTVTSENEARLLGVPALSPALLFERLTTDATGRAVEYVHSVYRGDRYRIVSRIAFGDGDAHGPDDADRAAHHPGIPPGDLPGRGSGRTTTTGDVQPVL comes from the coding sequence ATGGACGACGCGAGCGCCGGAACGGCCCGCAAGCGCACCCGGGTGCGCGACTACCTGCGGGACCTCGTCGAGTCGCTCGCCCCCGGCGACCCGATCCCCTCCGAACGGACCCTGTGCGAACGGCTCGGCGTCTCCCGCCCCACGCTGCGCGCGGCCGTGGACGAACTGGTGGCCACCGGGTCGATCGTCCGCGAGCACGGACGCGGCATGTTCGTCGCCCCGGCGAAGATCACCCAGGAGATGGCGATGTCCCCGGAGGACCACGCCTTCAGCGTCCCGCGCGCGGCCGGCAGCTGGGCCAGCCGCGTCCTGGAGTTCTCGACGGTGCCCGCCGGTGCCCGGATCGGGCGGCGGCTGCGGGTCGCCCCCAGCGCCGACCTCACCTACATCGCCCGGCTGCGGCTGGTCGACGGCGAGCCGATGGCCATCGAGTACCTGCACATCCCGGCCGTCCTCGTCCCCGGGCTGGCCCCGGCGGACATGGAGTCCGGTGACTTCTACGACCTGCTCCGGGAGCGCCACGGCATCCAGGTCCGCGAGGCCGTCCAGTCCATGGAGCCCACCGTCACCAGCGAGAACGAGGCCCGGCTGCTGGGCGTCCCGGCCCTCTCCCCCGCCCTGCTCTTCGAACGCCTCACCACCGACGCCACCGGCCGGGCGGTCGAGTACGTGCACTCCGTCTACCGCGGCGACCGCTACCGCATCGTCTCCCGCATCGCCTTCGGCGACGGCGACGCGCACGGCCCGGACGACGCCGACCGGGCCGCCCACCACCCCGGTATCCCGCCCGGCGACCTGCCGGGCCGGGGCAGCGGCCGGACGACCACCACCGGTGACGTCCAGCCCGTGCTCTGA
- a CDS encoding carbohydrate ABC transporter permease, which yields MPTAARPLARRAPGATASRSAARRPAPAALWPYLLIAPTLVGTAFLLLYPLLRNLLISVQHYRMAELIRGRPAFVGLDNYTTLLGDAEFWTVAARTARWTALNVVLIMLLGTLVALLLVRLGRRMRLAVTVALVLTWATPVIAATTVFQWLFQSRFGVVNWALDRVGLHRFHDYAWFAHGDATFAVLVVLVVWQSVPFVALTLYGGLTTVPGELYESARMDGATAWQTFRLVTFPVLRPLFALVTSLEVIWCFKCFAQIWVISQGGPNSATTTLPVYAFQIAQSLHKYDLGSAASTVTVLILLGVLLFNLRRLHREEATDL from the coding sequence GTGCCCACCGCCGCCCGCCCGCTCGCCCGCCGCGCCCCCGGCGCGACCGCGAGCAGATCCGCCGCCCGACGGCCCGCACCCGCAGCCCTCTGGCCGTACCTGCTGATCGCCCCCACGCTGGTGGGCACGGCGTTCCTCCTGCTGTACCCGCTGCTGCGCAACCTGCTGATCTCCGTGCAGCACTACCGGATGGCCGAACTCATCCGCGGCCGCCCGGCGTTCGTCGGCCTGGACAACTACACCACCCTGCTGGGCGACGCCGAGTTCTGGACGGTCGCCGCCCGCACCGCCCGCTGGACGGCGCTCAATGTCGTGCTGATCATGCTCCTCGGCACCCTCGTCGCCCTGCTGCTCGTCCGGCTCGGCCGCCGGATGCGGCTCGCCGTCACCGTCGCCCTGGTCCTCACCTGGGCCACCCCGGTGATCGCCGCGACCACGGTCTTCCAGTGGCTCTTCCAGTCCCGGTTCGGCGTCGTCAACTGGGCCCTGGACCGCGTCGGCCTGCACCGGTTCCACGACTACGCCTGGTTCGCGCACGGCGACGCCACCTTCGCCGTGCTGGTCGTCCTGGTGGTCTGGCAGTCCGTGCCGTTCGTGGCGCTCACCCTCTACGGCGGCCTCACCACCGTGCCCGGCGAGCTCTACGAGTCCGCCCGGATGGACGGCGCGACCGCCTGGCAGACCTTCCGGCTGGTCACCTTCCCGGTGCTGCGCCCGCTGTTCGCGCTGGTCACCTCGCTGGAGGTGATCTGGTGCTTCAAGTGCTTCGCACAGATCTGGGTGATCAGCCAGGGCGGCCCGAACTCCGCCACCACCACCCTGCCCGTGTACGCCTTCCAGATCGCCCAGTCCCTGCACAAGTACGACCTCGGCTCGGCCGCCTCCACGGTGACCGTGCTGATCCTGCTCGGCGTCCTGCTGTTCAACCTGCGCCGGCTGCACCGTGAGGAGGCGACCGACCTGTGA
- a CDS encoding carbohydrate ABC transporter permease: MTTAPAAPGLRPARAARALRRVPLNAAALAVLATAAFPVYWMASTAFKPTGDIQAGTPTLLPLHPTLDHFRTAVHAAGFGTFWRNSLLVTLGAVLLSLLVGLLAAFAVGRLRWRGRRAFLLMVFIAQMAPWEALLIPVYVIARDADLLDSLTMLTLVYFMTTLPFTVVTLRGFLAAVPVELEEAARVDGCTRAGAFRRITFPLLAPGLLSTSLFGFITAWNEFAFANTLIIKNQDARTLPVWLSSFSNVFGTDWGATMAASSLFMLPVLLVFLVLQNRVTSGLTAGAVKG, from the coding sequence GTGACCACCGCCCCTGCCGCTCCGGGCCTCCGCCCTGCCCGGGCCGCCCGCGCCCTGCGGCGCGTGCCGCTCAACGCCGCCGCCCTCGCCGTCCTCGCCACCGCCGCGTTCCCGGTCTACTGGATGGCCTCGACCGCCTTCAAGCCGACCGGCGACATCCAGGCCGGCACCCCCACTCTGCTGCCGCTGCACCCCACCCTCGACCACTTCCGCACCGCCGTGCACGCCGCCGGATTCGGCACGTTCTGGCGCAACAGCCTGCTGGTGACCCTGGGCGCCGTCCTGCTCTCCCTGCTGGTCGGCCTGCTCGCCGCGTTCGCCGTCGGCCGACTGCGCTGGCGCGGCCGACGGGCCTTCCTGCTGATGGTGTTCATCGCCCAGATGGCGCCCTGGGAGGCCCTGCTGATCCCGGTGTACGTCATCGCCCGGGACGCCGACCTGCTCGACAGCCTGACCATGCTCACCCTGGTCTACTTCATGACCACCCTGCCGTTCACCGTCGTCACCCTGCGCGGCTTCCTCGCCGCCGTGCCGGTCGAACTGGAGGAGGCGGCCCGGGTCGACGGCTGCACCCGGGCCGGCGCCTTCCGCCGGATCACCTTCCCGCTGCTGGCGCCCGGCCTGCTCTCCACCTCGCTGTTCGGGTTCATCACCGCGTGGAACGAGTTCGCCTTCGCCAACACGCTGATCATCAAGAACCAGGACGCCCGCACCCTGCCCGTCTGGCTCTCCTCGTTCTCCAACGTCTTCGGCACCGACTGGGGCGCCACCATGGCCGCCTCCTCGCTGTTCATGCTCCCCGTGCTGCTGGTCTTCCTCGTCCTGCAGAACCGCGTCACCTCCGGCCTGACCGCCGGTGCCGTCAAGGGCTGA
- a CDS encoding glycoside hydrolase family 20 zincin-like fold domain-containing protein — protein sequence MRSTGRFTLRPTTAVHAPGAAAPAADLLRTLLRPATGLPLPPAADGTVVLAVDPADRELGAEGYRLSVTPEGSGWSPPPRRACWPVSRRSASCCLPRPWGSVRHPAPPGTCPA from the coding sequence GTGCGCAGCACCGGACGGTTCACCCTCCGACCGACCACCGCCGTGCACGCCCCTGGCGCCGCCGCGCCCGCGGCCGACCTGCTCCGCACCCTGCTGCGGCCCGCCACCGGCCTGCCGCTGCCGCCCGCCGCGGACGGCACCGTGGTGCTCGCCGTCGACCCGGCCGACCGGGAGCTCGGCGCCGAGGGCTACCGGCTGAGCGTCACCCCCGAGGGGTCCGGCTGGTCGCCGCCGCCGCGCAGGGCCTGCTGGCCGGTGTCCAGGCGATCCGCCAGCTGCTGCCTGCCGAGGCCCTGGGGGAGCGTCCGGCACCCGGCACCGCCTGGGACCTGCCCTGCCTGA